One part of the Algibacter sp. L1A34 genome encodes these proteins:
- a CDS encoding WecB/TagA/CpsF family glycosyltransferase codes for MNLTDIVKNKIFSQPVSEIKTDSKCFINTINAYSFCMAKKDAHFAEVLNTSDILLPDGTSIVLASKLLGGKKIKKIAGWDIHQYLLSESHLKGLKVFYLGASESTLALIKNRVSQEFPKVKLASYSPPYKATFNKEDNSEMIAQVNAFSPDILFIGMTAPKQEKWGHEYKEKLHTSVICSIGAVFDFYAGTVNRAPKWILNLGMEWLYRLVKEPKRMWRRYLVGNTKFVYYVFLEKLQSLF; via the coding sequence ATGAATTTAACAGATATTGTTAAAAACAAAATTTTTAGTCAACCAGTTTCCGAAATAAAAACGGATAGCAAGTGTTTTATAAATACTATAAATGCCTATTCCTTTTGTATGGCTAAAAAAGATGCCCACTTTGCAGAGGTATTAAATACTAGTGATATATTATTACCAGATGGCACTAGTATTGTACTAGCTTCTAAATTATTAGGAGGTAAAAAAATCAAGAAAATTGCAGGTTGGGACATCCACCAATATTTATTATCGGAATCCCATTTAAAAGGTTTAAAAGTGTTTTATTTAGGAGCTTCAGAGAGCACCTTGGCCCTTATTAAAAATAGAGTTTCCCAAGAATTTCCTAAAGTAAAACTTGCTAGTTATTCACCACCATATAAAGCAACATTTAACAAGGAAGATAATAGTGAAATGATTGCCCAAGTGAATGCGTTTTCTCCGGATATTCTTTTTATTGGCATGACGGCACCTAAACAAGAAAAGTGGGGCCACGAGTATAAAGAGAAACTCCATACCTCTGTAATATGTTCTATAGGTGCCGTATTCGATTTTTATGCAGGCACCGTAAACAGAGCGCCCAAATGGATTCTTAATTTGGGTATGGAATGGTTGTATAGACTAGTAAAAGAACCCAAACGTATGTGGCGCAGGTATTTAGTTGGGAATACTAAATTTGTCTATTATGTATTTCTCGAAAAACTACAATCATTGTTTTAA
- a CDS encoding GumC family protein, whose protein sequence is MQNKENFQDYMFIDDDEDINIRQKVEKYLYYWKWFVLGLFLALMSAYFYLRYTPNSYEVSTTILIDNEDGGGLPTELAAFEELGLGGGNSKNIENEMGILTSRSLMTRVVNKLELNISYFKEGNVINQEIYKDDLPFKTAFFIKDSTFFWRRTAFTVKILSDTKFELSHGEETPAVTHTYGEKIAITDGELIITPKQITEADINTVYIVSTAPIKDVANAYRNSIDVSLWNKKASILKLTLRSPVKIKAERILDELVLQYNKDAIEYKSLIGNNTNTFINERLELIEDDLRKVDKTAERFKSSNKLTDITVETGIVLQTNSEVGKEIIDLRTQLKLVDYVLENMNPDSDNLIPENLGLNSNQVNSSTTQYNILLLERNRLMQSSGKNNPVLLNLNAQLSQLYNSINQGLANLKRSLTISLGQAQSQEKRIDNKITSAPKKERQYRDIQRQQQIVETLYLFLLKKREENSISLAVTVPNAKLIDSADGSYYPVSPNKKMIYVIALLFGFLIPFVIISIIFMLDTKIRNQEDVEDSLKAPIIGNIPKTLDKNKILTKSDRGNIAEAFRMLRTNMNFMLGNLKDSSKTIYITSTIPGEGKTFVAINLATVLAMSNKKVLLIGADIRKPKVAEYLEMPTTDKGLSVFMADNSVDIKNIIEPAKNGEFDIIQSGMVPPNPSELLINGRFDEALNYGKLHYDYVIVDTAPVNMVTDTLQIASKADLFIYMVRANYLDKSLLDVPVKLYNEKRIPNMSVVINGTDVKKGYGYGYGYGEDDVKTSWFKRLTSKS, encoded by the coding sequence ATGCAAAATAAAGAAAACTTTCAGGATTATATGTTTATCGATGACGACGAGGACATCAATATTCGCCAAAAAGTTGAAAAATACCTATACTATTGGAAGTGGTTTGTATTAGGACTTTTTCTTGCCTTAATGAGCGCTTACTTCTATTTGCGCTATACCCCAAACTCCTACGAGGTTTCTACAACTATTTTGATTGATAATGAAGACGGTGGTGGATTACCTACAGAACTGGCTGCTTTTGAAGAATTAGGCCTAGGTGGAGGTAATTCTAAAAATATTGAAAATGAGATGGGTATTTTAACGTCTAGAAGTTTAATGACACGCGTTGTAAACAAACTAGAGCTTAATATTAGTTATTTTAAAGAAGGTAACGTCATAAATCAAGAAATATATAAGGATGACCTGCCTTTTAAAACGGCTTTTTTTATTAAAGATTCTACATTTTTTTGGAGGAGAACAGCATTTACCGTTAAAATTCTTTCGGATACTAAATTTGAATTATCCCATGGTGAAGAAACACCTGCAGTAACACATACCTACGGTGAAAAAATTGCAATTACCGATGGTGAACTGATTATTACACCGAAACAAATTACAGAAGCCGATATTAATACAGTCTATATTGTTAGCACAGCGCCTATAAAAGATGTTGCCAATGCTTATAGAAACAGCATTGATGTGAGTTTATGGAATAAAAAAGCAAGTATTTTAAAACTAACTTTAAGAAGCCCCGTAAAAATAAAAGCAGAGCGTATTTTAGATGAATTAGTCCTACAATATAATAAGGATGCCATAGAATATAAAAGTTTGATAGGTAATAATACCAATACCTTTATTAACGAACGTTTAGAACTCATTGAGGATGATTTAAGAAAGGTTGACAAAACAGCCGAAAGATTTAAATCAAGTAATAAACTAACGGACATTACTGTTGAAACAGGCATTGTTTTACAAACCAACTCTGAAGTAGGAAAAGAAATTATTGATTTAAGGACCCAATTAAAACTGGTAGACTATGTGCTTGAAAATATGAATCCAGATTCGGATAATTTAATTCCGGAAAATTTAGGTCTTAACTCCAACCAAGTGAACTCGAGCACGACTCAGTACAATATTTTATTACTAGAACGTAATAGACTCATGCAAAGTTCTGGAAAAAACAATCCTGTACTTCTAAATTTGAATGCACAATTATCGCAATTGTATAATAGTATAAATCAAGGTTTAGCCAATTTAAAGCGAAGTTTAACGATTTCTTTAGGGCAAGCACAATCTCAGGAAAAACGTATTGATAACAAAATAACCTCTGCTCCAAAAAAAGAACGTCAGTATAGAGATATACAACGCCAACAACAAATTGTAGAAACACTCTATTTATTTTTATTAAAAAAACGAGAAGAAAATTCAATTTCTTTAGCCGTAACCGTACCAAACGCCAAACTTATTGATTCGGCAGACGGTAGCTACTACCCTGTAAGCCCCAACAAAAAAATGATTTATGTTATAGCATTGTTGTTCGGTTTCCTTATTCCTTTTGTAATTATATCCATAATATTTATGTTAGATACTAAAATACGCAATCAAGAAGATGTCGAGGACAGTTTAAAAGCGCCTATTATAGGTAACATTCCAAAAACATTAGACAAAAATAAAATTCTTACAAAATCTGACAGAGGGAATATTGCCGAAGCTTTTAGAATGCTAAGAACCAACATGAATTTTATGTTGGGTAACTTGAAAGACAGCTCTAAAACGATATACATTACTTCTACCATTCCTGGTGAAGGAAAAACATTTGTAGCTATTAATTTAGCAACCGTTCTTGCTATGTCTAACAAAAAAGTACTCCTTATTGGTGCTGATATACGTAAACCAAAAGTAGCAGAATATTTAGAAATGCCAACTACAGATAAGGGATTATCCGTTTTTATGGCCGATAACAGTGTTGACATAAAAAACATTATAGAGCCCGCTAAAAATGGTGAATTCGATATTATCCAGTCTGGAATGGTACCACCAAACCCCTCGGAGCTTCTGATAAATGGACGTTTTGACGAGGCTTTAAATTATGGAAAACTACATTATGATTATGTAATTGTAGATACCGCCCCCGTTAACATGGTAACAGACACCTTACAAATTGCATCGAAAGCCGATTTGTTTATCTATATGGTTCGCGCTAATTATTTAGACAAAAGCCTTTTAGATGTTCCTGTAAAATTATATAACGAAAAAAGAATTCCTAATATGTCTGTGGTTATAAACGGAACAGACGTAAAAAAAGGTTATGGTTATGGTTATGGTTATGGAGAAGATGATGTGAAGACCTCATGGTTTAAAAGGTTAACTAGTAAAAGTTAA